A genomic region of Jeotgalibaca ciconiae contains the following coding sequences:
- a CDS encoding polysaccharide biosynthesis protein yields the protein MVVDSIFILMSAFLAHYIVQQYVRPDTSFYYVMIGVCILSYLILGFRHHLFTRIVRYTSVYEIMKATKLMSYSFAISAFITIIFIRSVSFRYIFLMYMFCLVFIPGSRMIWRFFLENFYSKKNDIQVKNNDEAIRTLVIGAGDGGNLFISNILKEPGEVEIVGIVDGDPNKKHSYLYDVPILGTEEDIPELVKKYKINQVTIAIPSIKGEQLEKILEYCNEADVPVNQMPSIEDVMKGKLSVSRFRDIDVVDLLGRKEVNLDKTKIASELEGQVVLVSGAGGSIGSEVCRQVAKFEPKQLILLGHGENSIYLIDKELRNLYGRTIDIIPIIADIQDRDRIFKIMERFKPDYVFHAAAHKHVPLMEYNPSEAVKNNVFGSLNMAEASLEAGVKNFVMISTDKAVRPTNVMGSTKRIAEILVTSLNKVGKTKFAAVRFGNVLGSRGSVIPVFREQIENGGPITVTDFRMIRYFMTIPEASRLVIQAGVLANGGEIFILDMGEPVKIVDLAKKMVQLSGYAEEDIAIIETGMRPGEKLYEELLVDGQLSENQVFEKIFIGNGTLYEKDEILDFVYSLKGMPDDKLKEKLITFANENV from the coding sequence ATGGTTGTTGATTCAATCTTTATCTTAATGTCTGCTTTTTTGGCCCATTATATTGTTCAGCAATACGTTAGACCAGATACAAGTTTTTATTATGTCATGATTGGTGTATGTATTCTATCTTATTTGATACTGGGATTTCGACATCATTTATTTACACGGATCGTACGTTATACAAGTGTGTACGAGATTATGAAAGCTACAAAGCTAATGAGCTATTCATTTGCAATATCAGCTTTTATTACGATTATTTTTATTAGAAGTGTTAGTTTTCGTTACATCTTTTTAATGTATATGTTTTGTCTGGTATTCATTCCAGGATCTAGGATGATTTGGCGTTTTTTTCTGGAGAATTTTTATAGTAAGAAAAATGATATTCAAGTAAAAAATAATGATGAGGCTATTCGAACGTTGGTTATTGGTGCTGGTGATGGAGGAAACTTGTTTATTAGCAACATTCTAAAAGAGCCGGGAGAAGTAGAAATTGTTGGAATCGTAGATGGGGATCCTAATAAAAAACATTCTTATCTCTATGATGTTCCTATTTTAGGAACGGAAGAAGATATTCCGGAATTAGTAAAAAAATACAAAATCAATCAAGTAACGATTGCTATTCCATCTATAAAAGGCGAACAGCTGGAAAAAATACTGGAGTATTGTAATGAAGCTGATGTTCCTGTGAACCAAATGCCTAGTATTGAAGACGTGATGAAAGGGAAACTAAGTGTTAGTCGTTTCCGTGATATTGATGTCGTTGATTTATTAGGGAGAAAAGAAGTTAACTTGGATAAAACAAAGATTGCCTCTGAATTGGAAGGGCAAGTTGTCCTTGTCAGTGGCGCTGGTGGATCAATTGGTTCTGAAGTTTGTCGACAAGTCGCAAAATTTGAGCCGAAGCAATTAATTTTGTTAGGACACGGCGAGAATTCTATTTATTTGATTGATAAGGAACTTCGAAATCTATATGGAAGAACGATTGATATTATTCCGATTATTGCAGATATCCAAGATCGTGATCGTATTTTTAAAATCATGGAACGATTCAAGCCTGACTATGTATTTCATGCGGCTGCTCATAAGCATGTTCCTTTGATGGAATATAATCCTAGTGAAGCAGTAAAAAATAATGTGTTCGGAAGTTTAAATATGGCAGAAGCTTCTTTAGAAGCTGGTGTAAAGAACTTTGTTATGATTTCAACTGATAAAGCAGTTCGTCCAACGAATGTAATGGGCTCAACCAAGCGTATTGCAGAGATACTGGTCACTTCATTAAACAAAGTAGGAAAGACAAAGTTTGCGGCGGTTCGTTTTGGGAATGTATTAGGTAGTCGGGGGAGCGTTATTCCGGTATTCCGTGAGCAGATTGAAAATGGTGGCCCCATCACAGTTACCGATTTCCGTATGATTCGTTACTTCATGACAATTCCTGAAGCGAGTCGCTTGGTTATTCAGGCAGGAGTACTCGCAAATGGTGGAGAGATCTTTATTCTTGATATGGGAGAACCTGTAAAGATAGTTGACTTAGCTAAAAAAATGGTACAGCTATCTGGATATGCGGAAGAGGATATTGCCATTATTGAAACAGGTATGCGTCCAGGCGAAAAACTCTATGAAGAGCTACTGGTAGATGGACAGCTATCCGAAAACCAAGTATTCGAAAAAATCTTTATCGGTAATGGTACCCTATATGAAAAAGATGAGATTTTAGATTTTGTCTATTCATTAAAAGGAATGCCGGATGATAAATTAAAAGAAAAATTAATCACTTTTGCGAATGAAAATGTATAA
- a CDS encoding glycosyltransferase family 4 protein, translating to MKILFVSTVSSTVNAFLLPHIKMLIEKGHQVDIACNINNPISPELNGSDCKIYNLEFSRSPHKKGNITAYKKLKKVISINKYDIVHTHTPVASFITRMVCKNMDTIKTIYTAHGFHFYKGAPLKNWLIYYPLEKLLSHYTDTLITINKEDFEISTKKFKAKRNQYIPGVGLDIKKINNTPSNKDEKRKSINVPIDAFVILSVGELNKNKNHEIVIKAMSKMKNQKIHYVICGKGSLDSYLKDLASDLKVSSKIHILGLRTDVIEILKASDLFILPSLREGLPVSLIEAMAVGLPVIGSNIRGNIDLIKENKGGFLYKKDNMDELIYYISKIYYENELAIRMGEFNKSEAQNYKLESIIKKLEMVYT from the coding sequence TTGAAAATACTCTTTGTTTCCACAGTTTCTAGTACTGTGAATGCTTTTCTATTGCCGCACATAAAGATGTTAATAGAAAAAGGCCACCAAGTGGATATAGCATGCAATATAAATAATCCTATTTCTCCGGAATTGAATGGTTCTGATTGTAAAATTTATAATTTAGAGTTTAGTCGCTCACCTCACAAAAAAGGAAATATCACAGCGTACAAAAAACTAAAAAAAGTGATTTCGATTAATAAATACGACATAGTTCACACACATACCCCTGTAGCATCGTTTATTACAAGGATGGTATGTAAGAATATGGATACAATTAAAACAATTTATACTGCCCATGGGTTCCATTTTTACAAAGGAGCTCCTTTAAAGAACTGGCTGATTTATTACCCATTGGAAAAATTACTCTCTCATTATACTGATACTTTGATAACAATTAACAAAGAAGATTTTGAAATATCAACAAAAAAATTTAAGGCAAAAAGAAATCAGTATATCCCTGGAGTAGGACTAGATATAAAAAAAATCAATAATACACCCTCAAACAAAGATGAGAAAAGAAAATCAATTAATGTACCAATAGATGCTTTTGTTATCTTGTCAGTCGGAGAATTAAATAAAAACAAAAATCACGAAATAGTCATAAAAGCAATGTCAAAAATGAAAAATCAAAAAATACACTATGTAATTTGTGGCAAAGGATCTTTAGATTCATATCTGAAAGATTTAGCTTCTGACTTAAAGGTATCTAGTAAAATCCATATATTGGGTTTGAGAACAGATGTCATTGAAATTTTAAAGGCTTCTGATTTATTCATTTTACCTTCATTAAGAGAAGGGCTACCCGTATCTTTGATTGAAGCAATGGCTGTGGGATTGCCTGTAATAGGATCAAATATTAGAGGTAATATTGATTTAATAAAAGAGAATAAGGGAGGATTTTTATATAAAAAAGATAATATGGATGAATTAATATATTATATCTCTAAAATTTATTACGAGAATGAACTCGCAATTAGAATGGGTGAATTTAATAAATCCGAGGCACAGAATTATAAGTTAGAAAGTATAATAAAAAAACTGGAAATGGTTTACACTTAG
- a CDS encoding O-antigen ligase family protein produces MYLTTEYNTIEKSILKENTKENKSLSIFLIIFGFFLNQSSIIFGINISFSDILSILILLNIALTKKMIIPFQTLSFFIVLIMSTLTASVYIVPIIFNVRPTSMQILVNYLKLCVNFIYLLLGYLIAKSDRIRKVFSGLSIGALVVGVLALIFSVIRIPFINELFFFGGVRYRGLMNDPNYFAVLQILSLVYIISENITPRRKWFFSTLLIISILMSGSKTGLVTLVFIILMGYLKRSLRIKSNVKSILISFGFFIFITFIVFYYKSIMTYVLPKISDAIPIVKRLEPLFLDFETAIVDGGSGRNRAWGTALELIKKSPIFGVGIGTYLTITKEVYNYGSIAHNTYLQLGVEWGLPLTITLFSYIFMLLTKKQDRDIVYLKYMLIVILIGGVAVSFNNVRIFWLIIGCLIYYSKRHNEFEI; encoded by the coding sequence ATGTACTTAACAACTGAATACAATACAATAGAAAAAAGCATATTAAAGGAAAATACAAAAGAAAATAAATCTCTTAGTATTTTCCTAATAATATTCGGTTTTTTTCTAAATCAATCGTCCATTATTTTCGGAATCAATATATCTTTTTCGGACATTCTTTCTATTCTCATATTACTAAATATCGCTCTAACTAAAAAAATGATAATCCCTTTTCAAACTTTAAGCTTTTTTATAGTACTAATAATGAGTACTTTAACTGCTTCAGTCTATATTGTTCCCATTATTTTTAATGTAAGGCCTACAAGTATGCAAATATTAGTTAATTACTTAAAACTATGTGTAAATTTCATATACTTACTCTTAGGCTACTTAATTGCTAAAAGCGATAGAATACGTAAGGTATTCAGTGGACTCAGTATAGGCGCTTTAGTCGTCGGAGTATTGGCATTAATTTTTTCTGTCATCAGAATTCCCTTTATAAATGAATTGTTCTTCTTTGGTGGTGTGAGATATAGAGGTCTAATGAATGATCCTAATTACTTTGCTGTGTTGCAAATTTTGTCACTAGTTTACATAATAAGTGAAAATATTACTCCTAGACGTAAATGGTTTTTTTCGACTTTGCTTATTATATCTATTTTGATGTCAGGATCAAAAACTGGATTGGTGACATTAGTCTTTATTATATTAATGGGGTATTTAAAAAGAAGTTTAAGAATAAAAAGTAATGTCAAATCAATTTTGATTAGTTTTGGATTTTTCATTTTTATTACATTTATTGTTTTCTATTATAAATCGATTATGACATATGTTTTACCAAAAATTTCAGATGCTATACCAATAGTTAAGAGGTTAGAACCATTATTTCTCGATTTTGAAACAGCAATTGTAGACGGTGGATCAGGGAGAAACAGAGCATGGGGAACAGCTCTTGAATTGATAAAAAAATCTCCAATATTTGGAGTGGGGATTGGTACCTATCTTACAATAACAAAAGAAGTCTATAATTATGGTTCTATTGCGCACAATACGTACTTACAACTTGGAGTAGAATGGGGACTACCATTAACCATAACATTATTTTCGTATATATTTATGCTTTTAACCAAAAAACAAGACAGGGACATTGTTTATTTAAAATATATGTTGATTGTAATCTTAATTGGAGGGGTTGCAGTATCTTTCAATAATGTAAGGATTTTTTGGTTAATTATTGGGTGCTTAATCTACTACAGTAAAAGACATAACGAATTTGAAATTTAA
- a CDS encoding CpsD/CapB family tyrosine-protein kinase has protein sequence MVFGRKKRSKKNYKELITLASPGSLISEQFRTLRTNIEFAMVDKKYKSLVVTSSMPNAGKSTVAANLAITFARQGYRVLLAEADFRRPSVHKAFQVLNGAGMTSLLSNPELTVEECVLDTDINNLSLMTCGPIPPNPAELIGSNRMKELQDKLVSKYDLVIFDTPPLLGFGDAQIMAGRAEGTIFVIRHGVAKKENMLKANEILTRVGANVLGAVYNQVPASEQDNSYYYYYTEED, from the coding sequence ATGGTATTTGGCAGAAAAAAAAGAAGCAAAAAAAATTATAAAGAGCTCATCACGCTGGCTTCTCCTGGATCATTAATCTCTGAGCAGTTCCGAACCTTGAGAACTAATATTGAGTTCGCCATGGTGGATAAAAAGTACAAATCCTTGGTAGTGACATCTTCGATGCCAAATGCAGGGAAATCAACTGTGGCTGCTAACTTGGCAATTACGTTTGCTAGACAAGGGTACCGAGTATTATTAGCTGAAGCCGATTTTCGTCGTCCATCCGTCCACAAAGCATTCCAAGTGTTGAATGGAGCAGGGATGACATCTCTATTATCGAATCCAGAACTGACAGTGGAAGAGTGTGTATTGGATACTGATATCAACAATCTATCTTTGATGACCTGTGGCCCAATACCACCAAATCCAGCTGAACTGATTGGTAGCAATCGCATGAAGGAACTCCAAGACAAGCTTGTCAGTAAGTACGACCTAGTCATATTCGATACCCCTCCATTATTGGGTTTTGGAGATGCACAAATCATGGCTGGCCGAGCAGAAGGTACTATTTTTGTAATACGACACGGAGTAGCCAAAAAAGAGAATATGCTAAAAGCTAATGAAATTTTGACTCGAGTGGGCGCAAATGTCTTGGGAGCAGTCTACAACCAAGTCCCAGCCAGCGAGCAGGACAATAGTTACTACTATTATTACACAGAAGAAGATTAA
- a CDS encoding glycosyltransferase codes for MKVKVSVIMSEYNTEKDILEQAIKSILNQTFKDFEFIIVNDGKHKTLSNLLETINDKRIILIENGENIGLAKSLNKAIEASKGKYLVRMDTDDIAHSNRIEKLVEFIEKNPQYSVVGSSVNILNEKNEKIKKQFIGEITKRELMDRKAPVHPSVLMKKNDVCKVGGYRTKNVQRCEDFVLWAELLLNKYRIFIVEDVLLDYRVRLIDYKKRKLSTRRDEILNRLKYYKLLKATPVQYVTIWKSVVAGFIPHKIIAWYHRQGG; via the coding sequence ATGAAAGTTAAAGTTTCTGTAATTATGTCTGAATATAACACTGAAAAAGACATTTTAGAACAAGCAATTAAAAGCATTTTAAATCAGACATTCAAAGATTTTGAATTTATAATTGTAAATGATGGTAAACACAAAACCTTAAGTAATTTGTTGGAAACTATTAATGATAAGAGAATAATATTAATTGAAAATGGAGAAAATATAGGTCTTGCAAAATCACTTAATAAAGCTATCGAAGCATCAAAGGGAAAGTATTTAGTTAGGATGGATACCGATGATATTGCCCATTCTAATAGAATAGAAAAGCTAGTAGAATTTATAGAGAAAAACCCACAATATTCAGTTGTGGGGAGTTCAGTCAATATTTTGAATGAAAAAAACGAAAAAATAAAAAAGCAGTTTATTGGAGAAATTACAAAAAGAGAGCTAATGGATCGAAAAGCTCCAGTTCATCCTTCGGTACTAATGAAAAAAAATGATGTATGTAAAGTTGGAGGATATAGAACAAAAAATGTTCAACGATGTGAAGACTTTGTACTTTGGGCTGAATTGCTATTAAATAAGTACAGAATATTCATTGTCGAAGATGTCTTATTGGATTATAGAGTAAGATTAATTGATTATAAAAAAAGAAAATTGTCAACACGTCGAGATGAAATACTTAATAGATTAAAGTACTATAAACTGTTAAAAGCTACTCCCGTTCAATATGTAACGATATGGAAATCAGTAGTTGCTGGGTTTATCCCTCATAAAATTATTGCATGGTATCATAGACAAGGTGGATAG
- a CDS encoding lipopolysaccharide biosynthesis protein, whose translation MNRYNKLIGNSLIFTIGSFGSKIISFIMVPFYTHLLSAEEYGIVDLIITTISFLIPLTTLELGQAALRFGIDIKSEDENSNVFSNISMYGIVVSLTILILGLLGISIYQPKNNLLLLFLILLIFSIFNTLYSQYIRGIGLIKQFALNGILMTLITVSSNIIFIVILKYKIEGYILSLIFSNVFSTLYLFYSAEGIKKVKKFAPDQKLMKKMLKFSIPIIPDTAMWWIITGSARYFILIFIGSAANGIYAVASKIPSIISLVTGIFSQAWQISYFEEYGSEDKDTFYSKVFNVYSMALFTIGSATIVVIKPLIKFLVEESFYESWKITPLLVVAVIYQSLSNFIGTNYTASKETKGTLITSVTAGGVSLITSIIFVPIFGMIGAGLSSVVCFFFMFIIRLKDTKRFVDIKINKTQFVLNNFIYGIQIIVLFYNEGVSLFIIELLLFLCLLLINQKNIKLILKIVTGKRNRILS comes from the coding sequence ATGAATAGATACAATAAACTAATAGGGAATTCATTAATATTCACTATTGGAAGTTTTGGGAGCAAAATAATTAGTTTTATTATGGTTCCATTTTATACGCATTTGCTTTCAGCTGAAGAATACGGAATAGTTGATTTAATAATCACAACAATAAGCTTCCTTATTCCCTTAACAACATTGGAATTGGGCCAAGCTGCTCTTAGATTTGGAATAGATATAAAATCAGAAGATGAAAATAGTAATGTATTCAGCAACATTTCAATGTATGGAATCGTTGTTAGTTTAACTATATTAATTTTAGGCTTGCTAGGAATATCGATATACCAACCTAAAAATAATCTCCTGCTTTTATTTCTTATATTGTTAATCTTTAGCATATTTAACACGCTTTATTCACAATATATTCGAGGAATCGGTTTAATAAAACAATTTGCTTTAAATGGTATTTTAATGACCTTAATTACTGTTTCCTCCAATATTATTTTTATAGTTATTTTGAAATATAAAATCGAAGGATATATCCTATCACTTATATTCTCAAATGTTTTTTCGACTTTGTACTTGTTTTATTCTGCTGAAGGCATTAAGAAAGTGAAAAAATTCGCACCTGATCAGAAATTAATGAAAAAAATGTTAAAGTTCTCAATCCCAATAATTCCAGATACAGCAATGTGGTGGATCATCACGGGGTCAGCGAGGTATTTTATTTTAATTTTCATTGGTTCAGCTGCAAATGGGATATATGCTGTTGCTAGTAAAATCCCTTCTATTATATCTTTGGTAACGGGTATATTCTCTCAAGCTTGGCAGATTTCTTATTTTGAAGAGTATGGATCTGAAGATAAAGATACTTTTTATTCAAAAGTCTTCAATGTTTATTCTATGGCACTATTTACTATTGGTTCAGCAACTATAGTAGTAATTAAACCGTTAATTAAGTTTTTAGTTGAAGAGTCTTTTTATGAAAGTTGGAAAATTACACCATTATTAGTAGTTGCAGTTATTTATCAAAGCTTGTCAAATTTTATTGGTACAAATTATACAGCATCTAAAGAAACCAAAGGAACGCTAATCACTTCGGTGACGGCAGGTGGTGTTTCACTAATCACCAGTATTATCTTTGTTCCTATTTTTGGAATGATAGGAGCTGGACTTAGTTCAGTTGTTTGCTTTTTCTTTATGTTTATCATTCGGCTAAAGGATACCAAAAGATTTGTAGACATTAAAATCAATAAAACACAGTTTGTATTAAATAACTTTATTTATGGAATTCAGATCATAGTGTTATTTTATAACGAGGGTGTGTCGTTATTTATTATAGAACTGCTTTTATTTTTATGTTTGTTATTGATAAATCAGAAGAATATAAAGCTAATTTTGAAAATTGTAACGGGTAAAAGAAATAGAATTTTGAGCTAA
- a CDS encoding YveK family protein, with amino-acid sequence MTEEISINELFVILKRHLNKIIFWSIISLLLAGIYTFFFVIPQYESTSKIVVNQTQNSGQSITNTDIQTNLNLINTYQSIIQEPIVLEDVIKLTGPNLTVSQLRNKISVQTQDSSLVFGITVSDASPYVAAELANAIASSFEEKIGDILEVESVTILSQAMPVLSTVSPNVPLNLTVGLIVGLMLGVCISFFSEYLDNTIKDSQFISEHIRWTDLGAISLMTEKELKDMAVRQEEQKFKSRRGRRVV; translated from the coding sequence ATGACAGAAGAAATTTCAATAAACGAATTATTCGTTATACTAAAACGTCACCTAAATAAGATTATTTTTTGGAGTATAATAAGTCTACTTCTTGCTGGTATTTACACATTCTTTTTTGTCATACCACAATACGAATCAACTTCAAAAATTGTAGTTAATCAGACTCAGAACTCAGGACAATCGATTACGAATACTGATATTCAAACAAATTTAAATTTGATTAATACTTATCAAAGTATCATTCAAGAGCCCATTGTCCTTGAAGATGTTATAAAATTAACTGGGCCTAATTTAACTGTTAGTCAGCTACGCAATAAAATAAGTGTGCAAACCCAAGATAGCTCTCTTGTTTTTGGAATAACAGTTAGCGATGCTAGTCCTTATGTAGCAGCAGAGTTAGCCAACGCTATCGCATCTTCCTTCGAAGAAAAAATTGGTGATATTCTAGAAGTCGAATCTGTTACGATTCTTTCTCAAGCCATGCCTGTATTAAGCACTGTCTCCCCTAATGTGCCTTTAAACTTAACGGTCGGATTGATTGTTGGTCTAATGTTAGGTGTGTGTATTTCTTTTTTTAGTGAGTATTTGGACAATACTATAAAGGATAGTCAGTTCATTAGTGAACATATCAGATGGACCGATTTAGGAGCCATTTCTTTGATGACAGAAAAAGAACTGAAAGATATGGCTGTCCGTCAAGAAGAACAAAAATTTAAATCAAGAAGAGGGAGAAGGGTAGTCTAA
- a CDS encoding tyrosine-protein phosphatase: MLDLHCHILPNIDDGARSWEDSFALARLAVDEGITHILATPHHLNGKFENKKQDVIELTEELQQRLDAEKIPLEVFPSQEVRLSGDILAGIENDEILFVDETNKYLLIEFPTMTIPHYAEQLFFSLQQKGITPVIVHPERNQEIIENPDRLLEFIERGALAQLTASSYIGVFGKKIAELSSQLIEANLVHVLASDAHNTRGRAFNMKEAFQKLEKEFGKEKVRELQQNAKDLINGDYIQPNTPSEIRKKRRKRFGLF, from the coding sequence ATGTTAGATCTTCATTGTCATATTCTTCCTAATATTGATGATGGGGCAAGGTCATGGGAGGATTCCTTTGCATTAGCCCGCTTGGCGGTTGACGAGGGGATTACCCATATTTTGGCAACACCGCATCACTTGAACGGAAAATTTGAGAATAAAAAGCAAGATGTAATTGAATTGACTGAGGAACTGCAACAACGGTTGGACGCAGAAAAGATTCCTTTGGAAGTCTTTCCGTCACAGGAAGTACGCCTGAGTGGTGACATATTGGCTGGTATTGAGAATGATGAAATTTTGTTTGTGGACGAAACTAACAAGTATCTACTCATAGAATTCCCTACCATGACCATACCTCATTATGCTGAACAGCTCTTCTTCTCTTTGCAACAAAAGGGAATTACTCCTGTTATTGTTCATCCAGAAAGAAATCAAGAAATTATCGAGAATCCAGATCGATTGCTTGAGTTCATTGAACGAGGAGCACTAGCACAACTTACTGCTAGCAGTTATATTGGCGTATTTGGAAAGAAAATTGCTGAACTGAGTTCTCAATTGATAGAAGCAAACTTGGTTCATGTACTAGCTTCTGATGCTCACAATACAAGGGGTAGAGCTTTCAATATGAAAGAAGCGTTCCAAAAATTAGAAAAAGAATTTGGTAAAGAAAAAGTAAGAGAGCTTCAACAGAATGCTAAGGATTTAATCAATGGAGATTATATCCAACCAAATACACCTTCTGAGATAAGAAAGAAAAGAAGAAAAAGATTTGGCTTATTTTAA
- a CDS encoding GNAT family N-acetyltransferase, protein MTIYIKQIDEIMLESIFEELIELKNYSSSLHFNNANEINNYNRVKTKELFQYIPQYKAFLFGAFEEEKLIGFIWGYPRTFFNEERIFINSLVVSKSYQNRGIGKKLIEKIKLFAKDTLNYQALDLTVIPTNDKAIKLYENLGFKSERIQMRLEL, encoded by the coding sequence ATGACTATCTATATCAAACAAATTGATGAAATTATGCTAGAAAGTATTTTTGAAGAGTTAATAGAGTTAAAAAACTACAGCTCATCGCTCCATTTTAATAACGCTAATGAAATAAATAATTATAATCGAGTAAAAACTAAAGAATTATTTCAGTATATTCCTCAATATAAAGCGTTTCTTTTTGGTGCTTTCGAAGAAGAAAAGCTGATTGGATTTATTTGGGGTTATCCAAGAACTTTTTTCAATGAAGAACGCATTTTTATTAATTCATTGGTGGTTTCAAAATCTTATCAAAATCGAGGAATAGGAAAAAAACTAATCGAAAAAATAAAGCTTTTCGCAAAAGATACCTTAAATTACCAGGCTCTAGATTTGACAGTAATTCCAACCAATGATAAAGCTATAAAGCTTTATGAAAATTTAGGTTTTAAGTCAGAAAGAATACAAATGCGTTTAGAATTATGA
- a CDS encoding ATP-grasp domain-containing protein: MNILILSCGTRNKIVRYFKEELRGKGQVLATDCSELAPALYEADKHFIVPRMNEDNYLDTILDICKTNNVNAVLSLIDPELSLLAKNKEKFLEIGTLPLVSNYDVIEMCFDKYCFNEFLSNNDFNSIRSYVDKKEFFNDLRDGSISFPVFVKPVKGSASINISKVNTEEEINTLFDGHDNLMIQKFLDGVEYGADVYVDMISKKPVSIFIKEKIKMRAGETDKSKSVKDDELFAIIVELINIINPMGTIDIDIFKVKDRYYISEINPRFGGGYPHAYECGVNFPKMIVKNLYHQANESVIGQYEEDIYMMKFNDVKILK; the protein is encoded by the coding sequence GTGAACATACTAATACTAAGTTGTGGAACAAGAAATAAAATTGTTAGATACTTTAAAGAAGAACTGAGGGGCAAAGGACAAGTACTAGCAACTGACTGCAGTGAACTTGCACCTGCTCTATATGAAGCTGATAAACACTTTATTGTTCCTAGAATGAATGAAGATAACTATCTGGATACCATATTAGATATTTGCAAAACAAATAATGTTAATGCTGTTTTATCGCTAATTGATCCGGAACTTAGTTTATTAGCAAAAAATAAAGAAAAGTTTTTAGAAATAGGTACTTTACCATTAGTATCAAACTACGATGTCATCGAGATGTGTTTTGACAAATATTGTTTTAATGAATTTTTAAGTAATAATGATTTTAATTCTATCAGGAGTTATGTAGATAAAAAAGAGTTTTTTAATGATTTAAGAGATGGTAGCATTAGCTTCCCAGTGTTTGTTAAGCCAGTTAAAGGGAGCGCAAGTATTAATATTAGTAAGGTAAATACTGAAGAAGAAATTAACACTCTTTTCGATGGGCATGATAACTTAATGATTCAAAAATTTTTGGATGGAGTAGAGTATGGAGCTGATGTTTACGTCGATATGATTTCGAAAAAACCTGTGTCTATTTTTATAAAAGAAAAAATAAAAATGAGAGCAGGCGAAACAGATAAATCCAAGTCAGTTAAAGATGATGAACTTTTTGCTATTATTGTTGAACTTATAAATATCATTAATCCTATGGGGACTATCGATATAGATATTTTTAAGGTAAAAGATAGATATTACATTTCTGAAATTAACCCTCGATTTGGAGGGGGATATCCTCATGCATATGAATGTGGTGTTAACTTTCCTAAAATGATTGTCAAAAATTTATATCATCAAGCTAATGAAAGTGTCATTGGACAGTATGAAGAAGATATCTATATGATGAAATTTAACGATGTGAAAATTTTAAAATGA